In a genomic window of Natranaerovirga pectinivora:
- the hydG gene encoding [FeFe] hydrogenase H-cluster radical SAM maturase HydG, translating into MIINNSDILKILSKTKDATNEEIEKVLKIADTKKGLDIEQIAILLNIKEKNHLEKLLKIAGKIKEEIYGNRLVIFAPLYISNYCVNNCTYCGYKKSNAIPRKKLTMNEIQKEVELMEKAGHKRIALEVGEDPVHCDIDYVLDAIKAIYNTKNENGSIRRINVNIAATTVENYKKLKDANIGTYILFQETYHQETYEKVHPNSLKGDYHYHLTAFDRAMEAGIDDVGAGVLFGLANYKYEVLSLMLHNNYLEEKFGVGFHTISVPRIKKAEGMTLDMFTHVIDDETFIKIVAILRVAVPYTGIILSTRESENIRKHLIQYGVSQISAGSCTDVGGYSDEEQGITSAQFEIADHRKPIDILKELIKDKHIPSYCTACYRSGRTGDRFMRLAKSGEIHNVCTPNALMTLMEFITDYGDEEIYHLGYELIMEEISKISNEKIKNLTLNNLKRINNGERDLFL; encoded by the coding sequence ATGATTATAAATAATTCAGACATACTTAAAATATTATCAAAAACAAAAGATGCCACGAATGAAGAAATTGAGAAAGTACTAAAAATTGCTGATACAAAAAAAGGATTAGACATAGAACAAATTGCTATATTACTAAATATCAAAGAAAAAAATCATTTAGAAAAACTATTAAAAATAGCAGGTAAGATAAAAGAAGAAATATACGGAAATCGTTTGGTAATCTTTGCTCCACTATATATTAGTAATTATTGTGTCAATAATTGTACATACTGTGGTTATAAAAAAAGCAATGCCATTCCAAGAAAAAAATTAACAATGAACGAAATACAAAAAGAAGTTGAATTAATGGAAAAAGCTGGTCATAAAAGAATTGCTCTTGAAGTTGGGGAAGATCCTGTTCACTGTGATATAGATTATGTATTAGATGCTATTAAAGCAATTTATAATACAAAAAATGAAAATGGTTCTATCCGACGTATTAATGTAAACATTGCTGCCACAACTGTAGAAAATTATAAAAAGTTAAAAGATGCCAATATTGGTACCTATATTTTATTCCAAGAAACTTATCATCAAGAAACCTATGAAAAAGTACATCCTAATTCATTAAAAGGCGACTATCATTATCATCTTACAGCCTTTGATCGTGCAATGGAAGCTGGCATTGACGATGTTGGGGCTGGTGTTTTATTTGGTCTGGCTAATTATAAGTATGAAGTTTTATCCCTTATGCTACACAATAATTACCTGGAAGAAAAGTTTGGTGTAGGTTTTCATACCATTTCAGTCCCTAGAATTAAAAAAGCTGAAGGCATGACTTTAGATATGTTTACTCATGTGATTGATGATGAAACATTTATCAAAATTGTTGCTATATTACGAGTTGCTGTTCCATATACTGGCATCATCCTTTCAACTCGTGAATCAGAGAACATACGTAAACATTTAATTCAATATGGTGTTAGTCAGATAAGCGCAGGATCGTGTACTGATGTCGGGGGTTATAGTGATGAGGAACAAGGTATCACTTCTGCTCAATTTGAAATTGCAGACCATAGGAAACCTATTGATATTTTAAAAGAACTAATTAAAGATAAACATATTCCCAGTTATTGTACTGCCTGTTATCGAAGTGGTAGAACTGGAGATCGATTTATGCGATTAGCAAAGTCTGGAGAAATTCATAATGTATGTACGCCAAATGCGTTAATGACTCTTATGGAATTTATTACGGATTATGGAGATGAAGAAATTTACCATTTAGGATACGAATTAATAATGGAAGAAATTTCAAAAATTAGTAATGAAAAAATTAAAAATCTGACATTAAATAATCTTAAACGTATTAATAATGGTGAACGGGATCTTTTTTTATAA
- a CDS encoding glycoside hydrolase family 18 protein gives MQIYVIEPGDTVFEIARDFDVPEGLLIDSNEIEDPEHLVVGQTLVIPIWGSYYFVDVGDTLESISAETGVSVEQIIRLNALEDPGFLDVGTRLYLPQVPREVIDVAAYVDLNITGPRTVEEIDNVGEHLTYLNIFSYEMNPDGTLRQINDEEAIQAALANDVYPIMVITNLEDGQFSQDLATTVLQSDELQNVLLQETLAIMEARGYAGVDFDLEYLGEINREQYNEFLRRAVELFNPLGYSVSTALAPKYYPDQPGILYEGHDYEAQGQIVDYIYFMTYEWGWSGGPPRPVAPINEVRRVIEYAASVVPNDKIMMGIPLYGYDWTLPYEPGGPFARSLSPQRALEIAREYGVEIEYDEDAQAPFFTYIDEDGNSHIVWFEDARSIQAKFDLVKELGLRGFYYWVLGRDFPQNWLLIEDNFIVRKKV, from the coding sequence GTGCAGATTTATGTAATTGAACCAGGGGATACAGTATTTGAGATTGCTAGAGATTTTGATGTGCCAGAGGGTTTGTTAATAGACTCTAATGAGATAGAGGATCCTGAGCATTTAGTGGTTGGTCAAACATTGGTTATTCCTATATGGGGGTCTTACTACTTTGTTGATGTAGGGGATACTCTAGAGTCTATAAGTGCAGAAACTGGGGTTTCTGTAGAGCAAATAATACGATTAAATGCGTTAGAAGATCCTGGTTTTTTAGATGTAGGTACAAGATTGTATCTTCCACAAGTACCTAGAGAAGTTATTGATGTTGCTGCTTACGTTGATTTGAATATTACAGGACCAAGAACGGTAGAAGAAATTGATAATGTAGGTGAACATTTAACTTATCTGAACATATTTAGTTATGAAATGAACCCAGATGGTACATTAAGACAAATAAATGATGAAGAAGCAATTCAAGCTGCATTGGCTAATGATGTGTACCCTATAATGGTTATTACAAATTTGGAAGATGGACAGTTTAGCCAAGATTTAGCAACCACTGTTTTACAAAGTGATGAATTACAAAATGTTTTATTACAAGAAACTTTAGCGATAATGGAAGCTAGAGGTTATGCTGGCGTTGATTTTGATTTAGAGTATTTGGGGGAAATTAATAGAGAACAATATAATGAGTTTTTAAGAAGAGCAGTTGAATTATTTAACCCATTAGGATACTCTGTTTCTACTGCTTTAGCACCAAAATATTATCCAGATCAACCAGGTATATTGTATGAGGGTCATGATTATGAAGCCCAAGGGCAAATAGTTGATTATATTTATTTTATGACCTACGAATGGGGATGGTCAGGTGGACCACCTAGACCAGTTGCACCGATTAATGAAGTTAGAAGAGTTATTGAGTACGCAGCTTCAGTTGTGCCTAATGATAAGATAATGATGGGTATCCCATTATATGGATACGACTGGACATTACCTTATGAGCCAGGTGGGCCTTTCGCAAGGTCTTTAAGTCCTCAAAGGGCTCTAGAAATTGCAAGAGAATATGGGGTAGAAATAGAATATGATGAGGATGCTCAAGCACCATTTTTCACTTATATAGATGAAGATGGTAATTCTCATATTGTATGGTTTGAAGATGCTCGAAGCATTCAAGCAAAATTTGATTTGGTAAAAGAGTTAGGATTACGAGGATTCTATTATTGGGTTCTAGGTAGAGATTTTCCACAAAACTGGTTATTAATAGAGGATAATTTTATTGTAAGAAAAAAAGTTTGA
- a CDS encoding pyridoxamine 5'-phosphate oxidase family protein: MSQSKHHLEEKVNRFLKEKDTGAFATHGNDIRVSPVKYFVDEKNNIYIHSNGGSKFDNLERKSEACLLVSTEFGDDLNRVKGVQIFGHCEIGENGSPLYEEADRYCPWNYDLDSAVIKLTPDQIVYKDGITEDGSKQVLRL; encoded by the coding sequence ATGTCTCAATCAAAACATCATTTAGAAGAAAAAGTCAATAGATTCTTAAAAGAAAAAGATACAGGTGCATTTGCTACCCACGGTAATGATATCCGAGTGAGTCCAGTAAAATATTTTGTTGATGAAAAAAACAATATTTATATCCATAGTAATGGTGGTAGTAAGTTTGATAACCTTGAAAGAAAATCAGAAGCTTGTCTTCTAGTGAGTACTGAATTTGGCGATGATTTAAATAGAGTAAAAGGCGTGCAAATATTTGGTCATTGTGAAATAGGTGAAAATGGCTCCCCGTTATATGAAGAAGCTGATAGATATTGTCCTTGGAACTACGATTTAGATTCTGCAGTTATAAAATTAACCCCAGATCAAATTGTATATAAAGATGGCATTACAGAAGATGGAAGCAAACAAGTTTTACGATTATAA
- a CDS encoding DUF1450 domain-containing protein: MEIFFCENNVSKGLESVVQKIEENTTDVEVVVEPCLGHCTDCEETFFATVDVEIIYGDTPNELYEKIMSYYNESIDELEY; this comes from the coding sequence TTGGAGATATTCTTTTGTGAAAATAATGTGAGTAAAGGATTAGAAAGTGTTGTTCAAAAAATTGAGGAAAATACAACGGATGTTGAAGTTGTAGTAGAACCTTGTTTAGGTCATTGTACAGATTGTGAAGAAACCTTTTTCGCAACAGTAGATGTTGAAATAATATATGGGGATACACCTAATGAATTATATGAAAAAATTATGAGTTATTATAATGAAAGTATAGATGAATTAGAGTATTAA
- a CDS encoding DNA adenine methylase, protein MNYIGSKLSLLPFIEESIEKVIPKDLIGNSIFCDLFAGTGIVGSYFKKKDYTVYSNDIQYYSYVLIKHFIENNEPLDFYSLTRLFPELKGATPEERLSFILLHLNHLEGEEGFIYNHYCVTGEEGSKFSRRYFTDENGKKCDAIRKELEIWKKNAYVSENEYFYFLAILLESIDKVANTASVYEAFLKDYKKTALKPITLKPLDIIINDKHNKVFNEDINTLISTIQGDILYLDPPYNRRQYASNYHILETIAKYDTPEITGKTGIRKEPEKKSLYCSKVKATDAFDHLIQQAKFKYIFLSYNDEGIIPLDTIESIMSKRGKYGRFEQSYRRYKADNNRKYAKDDTIEYLHYVIVDQ, encoded by the coding sequence ATGAATTATATAGGTTCAAAATTATCCTTATTGCCCTTTATTGAAGAATCCATAGAAAAAGTGATTCCTAAAGATTTAATTGGAAATAGTATTTTTTGTGATTTATTTGCTGGAACTGGTATTGTTGGTTCCTACTTTAAAAAGAAAGATTATACCGTTTATTCTAACGATATTCAATATTACAGTTATGTTCTAATAAAACATTTTATAGAAAATAATGAACCACTGGATTTTTATTCTTTGACTAGGCTTTTTCCTGAACTAAAAGGTGCCACACCAGAAGAAAGGTTATCCTTTATTCTTTTGCATCTTAATCATTTAGAAGGTGAAGAAGGCTTTATTTATAACCATTATTGTGTTACTGGGGAAGAAGGCTCAAAATTTAGCAGACGTTATTTTACAGATGAAAACGGAAAAAAATGCGATGCCATAAGAAAAGAGTTAGAAATATGGAAAAAAAATGCCTATGTATCGGAAAATGAATATTTCTATTTCCTTGCTATTTTATTAGAATCTATTGATAAAGTTGCTAATACCGCATCCGTTTATGAAGCTTTTTTAAAAGACTATAAAAAAACAGCTTTAAAACCTATTACTTTAAAACCACTGGATATTATTATTAATGATAAACATAATAAAGTTTTTAATGAAGATATAAATACATTAATCTCCACTATTCAAGGTGATATTCTTTATCTGGATCCACCCTATAATAGAAGACAATATGCGTCTAATTATCATATTTTAGAAACCATTGCAAAGTATGATACACCTGAAATCACTGGAAAAACTGGTATTCGTAAAGAGCCTGAGAAGAAATCATTATATTGCTCTAAAGTTAAAGCAACAGATGCCTTTGATCATCTAATTCAACAAGCCAAATTTAAATATATTTTCCTTAGCTATAATGATGAGGGAATCATTCCATTAGATACCATTGAGTCCATTATGAGTAAAAGAGGAAAATATGGTAGATTTGAGCAATCCTATAGAAGATATAAAGCTGATAATAACAGAAAATATGCTAAAGATGATACCATTGAATATTTACATTATGTAATAGTAGATCAATAA
- a CDS encoding DNA methyltransferase, which produces MELISQLEKIMNEESPASIKLGLENMTHKLEKEEEVICYPFDNKTLEINRDFLLEYINNMIEQSGKDRILFYYERLFKALTEVKTRKYNDINLNRWKEYEDILTDSLWIIKQRDNSGSHSGDYWGNFVPQIPNQLLRRYTKEGEWVLDPFLGSGTTLIEASLLGRNGIGIELQESVGAIAKKRIDEVSANDLESKIVIGDSANVDLDEVMKELGIKKVQFVLMHPPYWDIIRFSEEEACLSNTNSLEGFLDGFGKVIENTTKYLEKGRFAAVVIGDKYEGGKWVPLGFNVMEEFTKRGFKLKSIVVKNFEETKGKRNQRNLWKYRALAGGFYIFKHEYIFIFQK; this is translated from the coding sequence ATGGAGTTAATATCACAATTAGAAAAGATAATGAATGAAGAAAGTCCGGCTTCTATCAAGCTAGGGTTAGAAAATATGACTCATAAGCTAGAAAAGGAAGAAGAGGTCATTTGCTACCCATTTGATAATAAAACTTTAGAGATTAATAGAGATTTTTTGTTAGAGTACATTAATAATATGATAGAGCAAAGTGGAAAAGATAGAATTTTATTCTATTATGAAAGACTATTTAAAGCTTTAACAGAGGTAAAGACGAGAAAATATAATGACATTAATTTAAATAGATGGAAAGAATACGAAGATATATTAACAGACAGTTTGTGGATTATAAAACAAAGGGATAATTCAGGGTCTCATAGTGGAGATTATTGGGGGAATTTTGTACCACAAATTCCAAATCAACTTCTTAGAAGGTACACAAAGGAAGGTGAGTGGGTTTTAGACCCATTTTTAGGAAGTGGCACTACATTAATTGAAGCGTCTTTACTTGGGCGTAATGGTATTGGAATAGAGTTACAAGAATCTGTTGGAGCCATTGCTAAAAAAAGAATTGATGAAGTAAGTGCTAATGATCTGGAAAGTAAGATAGTGATAGGGGATAGTGCGAATGTTGACCTTGATGAGGTAATGAAAGAATTAGGCATTAAGAAGGTTCAGTTTGTGTTAATGCATCCGCCTTATTGGGATATTATAAGGTTCAGTGAGGAAGAGGCATGTTTGTCTAATACCAATTCATTAGAAGGATTTTTAGATGGCTTTGGAAAAGTTATTGAAAATACAACTAAGTATCTGGAAAAAGGTAGATTTGCAGCAGTGGTTATTGGGGATAAGTATGAGGGTGGAAAATGGGTTCCCCTTGGCTTTAATGTAATGGAAGAGTTTACTAAGAGAGGTTTTAAGCTAAAGTCTATTGTTGTGAAGAACTTCGAGGAGACTAAAGGAAAGAGGAATCAGAGGAATTTATGGAAGTATAGGGCTTTGGCTGGTGGCTTTTATATTTTTAAGCATGAGTATATTTTTATTTTTCAGAAATAA